A portion of the Polaribacter cellanae genome contains these proteins:
- a CDS encoding MATE family efflux transporter: MNKLASDLGTEKISKLLIKQAVPATIGILVMSLNMIVDTIFVGQWIGVLAIAAITVVLPIAFLISSIGMGIGIGGSSIISRALGANKPEKAFLTFGNQICLTVILAILFVTLGNIFSVPILNLFGAKGAILPIASEYFGVIIYGVPFLAFAMMGNPVIRAEGKPKFAMYAMMVPAVLNVVLDILFIKVFDWGMYGAGLATSLSYASCGLYILYFFLSSKSELKIIPKNFKLDFKIVREIVELGGVSVVRQGAISILMIVLNYSLFIYGGEISIAVFGIINRVMMFALSPVLGVSQGFLPVAGFNIGAEKNDRVKETIKKSIYFGSIIGTIIFIGIVIFKEQIIWIFTNDTTLLDKTPNAMLIVFLVTPIVTMQLIGAAYFQAAGKAMPALFLTLLKQGIFLIPLAYFLPMYYGVNGVWWSFPIADTLSTIITIIVLKSEVDKNLQ; this comes from the coding sequence ATGAATAAATTAGCAAGCGACTTAGGCACCGAAAAAATTAGCAAATTATTGATTAAACAAGCAGTTCCTGCAACCATTGGAATTCTTGTAATGTCTTTAAATATGATTGTAGACACCATTTTTGTAGGACAATGGATTGGTGTTTTGGCAATTGCAGCAATTACTGTGGTTTTACCTATTGCATTTTTAATTTCTTCCATTGGAATGGGAATTGGAATTGGAGGAAGTTCTATCATATCTAGAGCTTTAGGTGCAAATAAACCTGAAAAAGCTTTTTTAACGTTTGGAAACCAGATTTGTTTAACTGTTATACTTGCCATTCTTTTTGTAACTCTTGGAAACATTTTTAGCGTTCCTATTTTGAATTTATTTGGCGCAAAAGGAGCTATTTTACCAATTGCATCCGAATATTTTGGTGTAATTATTTATGGAGTTCCTTTTTTAGCGTTTGCAATGATGGGAAATCCAGTAATTCGTGCCGAAGGAAAACCAAAATTTGCGATGTATGCAATGATGGTTCCAGCAGTTTTAAATGTGGTTTTAGACATATTATTTATAAAAGTTTTCGATTGGGGAATGTATGGAGCGGGTTTGGCTACTTCTTTATCTTATGCCAGTTGTGGCTTATATATTTTGTATTTCTTTTTATCGTCTAAAAGTGAATTAAAAATAATTCCGAAAAACTTTAAATTAGATTTTAAAATTGTACGAGAAATTGTTGAATTAGGTGGAGTTTCTGTCGTAAGACAAGGCGCAATTAGCATTTTAATGATTGTTTTAAACTACTCTCTTTTTATATATGGAGGCGAAATTTCTATAGCGGTTTTCGGGATTATAAACAGAGTAATGATGTTTGCATTATCGCCAGTTTTAGGAGTTTCTCAAGGATTTTTACCAGTTGCTGGTTTTAATATTGGGGCAGAAAAAAACGACAGAGTTAAAGAAACTATTAAAAAGTCTATTTATTTTGGTTCTATTATAGGAACAATTATTTTTATTGGAATTGTTATTTTTAAAGAACAAATTATCTGGATTTTTACCAACGATACAACATTGTTAGACAAAACTCCAAACGCAATGCTCATCGTATTTTTAGTCACACCCATTGTAACGATGCAATTAATTGGAGCTGCCTATTTTCAAGCCGCAGGAAAAGCAATGCCAGCATTATTTTTAACACTTTTAAAACAGGGAATTTTCTTGATTCCATTGGCTTATTTTTTACCTATGTATTATGGTGTAAATGGAGTTTGGTGGTCTTTTCCAATTGCAGATACGTTATCTACAATTATTACGATTATCGTTTTAAAAAGTGAAGTGGATAAAAATCTCCAATAG
- a CDS encoding TetR/AcrR family transcriptional regulator, which yields MSKNTSFNKVKILNKVTTLFHSKGYCATSMQDIVEASTLNRSSIYNTFGSKLELFIACFDSCETKYRRDIQKIIMASTNPLKSVRQILELSINKSINGYLIPNYISEIKNKEPKISRLIDNQQAYFVDLFEDIVKRGQGLGSINNSKSSKQYANYLLTSYQGLQIMKSFPENDYKLQNVIYDIISVIE from the coding sequence ATGTCAAAAAACACATCTTTTAATAAAGTGAAAATTTTGAATAAAGTTACCACACTTTTTCATTCAAAAGGTTATTGTGCAACTTCTATGCAAGACATTGTTGAAGCGAGTACCCTAAACAGGTCTAGTATTTACAATACGTTTGGCAGTAAATTAGAATTGTTTATAGCGTGTTTTGATTCTTGCGAAACAAAATACAGAAGAGACATTCAAAAAATAATAATGGCGTCTACCAATCCGTTAAAATCAGTTCGACAAATTTTAGAACTCTCTATTAATAAAAGTATTAATGGTTATTTAATTCCGAATTATATTTCTGAAATTAAAAATAAAGAACCCAAAATTAGTAGATTGATTGATAACCAACAAGCATATTTTGTAGATTTATTTGAAGATATTGTAAAAAGAGGGCAAGGTTTGGGTTCTATAAACAACAGTAAATCCAGTAAACAGTATGCAAATTACTTATTAACTTCTTACCAAGGTTTGCAAATAATGAAAAGCTTCCCTGAAAATGATTATAAGCTACAAAATGTAATTTACGACATAATTTCTGTGATAGAATAA
- a CDS encoding DUF2461 domain-containing protein gives MQIEKSTLQYLENLKKNNDRDWFAEHKETYLKAQQNTKDVFAEIHLNLQKHDEIETSKMMRIYRDVRFSKDKTPYKAHFANSYSRLGKELRGGYFLRIRPGESFLAGGFWEPSKEDLFRIRKEIELDASEIKDILEEKNYKKHFGGKFESFSELKTAPRGFDKEHPDVDLLRKKGFIATKNFTDKEVLSPNFVQEVDKSFRALRPFFNLFSDILTTNLNGERII, from the coding sequence ATGCAAATCGAAAAATCTACGCTCCAATATTTAGAAAATTTAAAAAAGAACAACGACAGAGATTGGTTTGCAGAACATAAAGAAACCTATTTAAAAGCACAACAAAATACTAAGGATGTATTTGCAGAAATCCATCTAAATCTTCAAAAACACGACGAAATAGAGACATCTAAAATGATGCGTATTTATAGAGATGTTCGTTTTTCTAAAGACAAAACTCCTTACAAAGCACATTTTGCAAATTCCTATTCGAGATTAGGAAAAGAATTAAGAGGTGGTTATTTTCTAAGGATTAGACCAGGAGAGTCTTTTTTAGCGGGCGGATTTTGGGAACCGAGTAAAGAAGATTTATTCCGAATTCGTAAAGAAATTGAATTAGATGCTTCCGAAATAAAAGACATTTTAGAAGAGAAGAATTACAAAAAACATTTTGGTGGAAAATTCGAAAGTTTTAGCGAATTAAAAACAGCTCCAAGAGGTTTTGATAAGGAACATCCAGATGTAGATTTGTTACGTAAAAAAGGATTTATTGCCACTAAAAATTTTACAGATAAAGAAGTGTTGTCTCCTAATTTTGTGCAAGAAGTAGACAAAAGTTTTAGAGCTTTACGTCCGTTTTTTAATTTATTTAGCGATATTTTAACGACAAATTTAAACGGAGAACGAATTATTTAA
- a CDS encoding DUF1853 family protein — protein sequence MHEKTTKIQNRYDGFLQTNGLWNNKVIYGLNQFYIENTSVKINIEINEKLRLGKYIERFVSFQIAQEKNIEILAENIQIQQEKRTLGELDCILLKDGKPIHLEVIYKFYLYDASIGTSEINHFIGPNRKDSLIEKLTKLKEKQLPLLYSNECASFLKTINLKPNEIEQQVYFKAQLFVPFSDRNINLKQLNNNCIAGFYSNTKELYQFKDCKFYIPHKKDWLLIPHTNIKWLNFKDFKKNSTEYLERQFAPLCWLKKTNGEMEKFFLVWWS from the coding sequence ATGCACGAAAAAACAACAAAAATTCAGAATAGATATGATGGTTTTCTACAAACAAATGGTTTGTGGAATAATAAAGTTATTTATGGTTTAAATCAATTTTATATTGAAAATACATCTGTAAAAATAAATATTGAAATCAATGAAAAATTACGGCTTGGAAAATATATAGAACGTTTTGTTTCTTTCCAAATCGCTCAAGAAAAAAACATTGAAATTCTTGCAGAAAACATCCAAATTCAACAAGAAAAAAGAACTTTAGGTGAATTGGATTGTATTCTTCTAAAAGATGGTAAACCAATTCATTTAGAAGTTATTTATAAATTCTACTTATATGATGCTTCTATTGGAACTTCAGAAATTAACCATTTTATTGGTCCGAATAGAAAAGATTCTTTAATAGAAAAACTTACAAAACTCAAAGAAAAGCAATTGCCACTGCTCTACTCTAATGAATGTGCATCTTTTTTGAAAACGATCAACTTAAAACCTAATGAAATAGAACAGCAAGTTTATTTTAAAGCACAATTATTTGTTCCTTTTTCAGATAGAAATATCAACTTAAAACAACTAAACAATAATTGCATTGCTGGGTTTTATAGCAATACAAAAGAATTATATCAATTTAAAGACTGTAAATTTTACATTCCCCATAAAAAAGATTGGTTGCTAATTCCTCATACAAATATAAAATGGCTCAATTTTAAGGATTTTAAAAAAAATTCTACTGAGTATTTAGAAAGACAATTTGCTCCACTCTGTTGGCTTAAAAAAACAAATGGAGAAATGGAAAAGTTCTTTTTGGTTTGGTGGAGTTAA